One Oncorhynchus masou masou isolate Uvic2021 chromosome 18, UVic_Omas_1.1, whole genome shotgun sequence DNA window includes the following coding sequences:
- the LOC135503878 gene encoding LOW QUALITY PROTEIN: tumor protein D54-like (The sequence of the model RefSeq protein was modified relative to this genomic sequence to represent the inferred CDS: inserted 1 base in 1 codon) codes for MDPVGQDINLNSPNKGLGPTGGVDSLTXGGATGVAAVNTLPPGLTEEEAEELYSDLAKVEEEINTLRQVLLAKEKHSAELKRKLGLSPLNELKQNLTKGWQDVQTSNVYKKTQETLSVAGQKTTAAFSTMGTVLSRKLGDMRNSPTFKSFEDKVGNIKLG; via the exons ATGGACCCCGTTGGTCAAG ACATCAACCTGAACTCCCCCAACAAGGGCCTTGGTCCCACAGGAGGAGTAGACTCCCTAA GAGGGGGAGCCACGGGAGTAGCAGCCGTCAACACGCTACCCCCAGGGCTCACAGAGGAAGAGGCCGAGGAGCTCTACTCTGATCTAGCCAAG gtggaggaggagatcaACACCCTGAGACAGGTGCTCCTGGCCAAAGAGAAGCATTCTGCTGAGCTAAAGAGGAAGCTGGGGCTGAGCCCCCTCAACGAGCTCAAACAGAACCTCACCAAGGGGTGGCAGGATGTCCAGACCTCCAATGT GTATAAGAAGACTCAGGAGACCCTGTCTGTGGCTGGACAGAAGACCACTGCTGCCTTCTCCACCATGGGCACTGTCCTCAGCAGGAAACTGGGAGACATGAG AAACTCTCCTACCTTCAAGTCGTTCGAGGACAAAGTTGGGAACATCAAG TTGGGCTGA